The following is a genomic window from Nymphaea colorata isolate Beijing-Zhang1983 chromosome 3, ASM883128v2, whole genome shotgun sequence.
TCCACAATAATAAGTTAACTCCAAAAACATGTTGATGAAGTTATTCCTACATCATTCTCTTTGTACTGACTAAGATTTTTTGGCTTCAATCAATCTAGTATGAAGTTGGTCATTAAGACGACATTTGATAACAGCCTAACAGGAATATCGTGTTCTTTGGACTGTAAGGTCCATGAATGTGTCCCAATTTAGGATAACTTCACTGAACGTTACATTCTAAGGGACACAGCTTTCCTGTCACCGAATGTCCTCCATGGCTCACTTCCATCATAGACCATCTTCTCACACAGGAAGAGGGGGCCCTCCCTCTAGCTTTATTATTGAATGAAGGTCTCGTTTTGTCATCACGCATCTTCTCCTCAATGCTTGTCGCTACTCCACGGCTGATCGGAGAGTTGCTTGCCCTTGTATTTGGAACAGACGTCCTTCCCAAGTAATAATGATCTCTTCTTATGTTTTTGCTTGGTCAACTGGGTTCATAGGAAGTAACTCATCtcctcaaaagaaaataaaataaaagttcgAAGTTCAAACTAATATATATCCATTTTATTAGTCCTTTTTAACTTTCAAATCTACTTACGTATACAGGTTTAGGCAATGACGATTCAACAAGAATTTAAATAGACATTATTCGAAATGTCATTAGGTTGTATTCGAATTTGGATGGATTTAAATAGACATTTGATCggtcagatttgaattcaatttcaatttcaaacagATATCTTATATTCAATGTCCATACATCTTGAAAATCTAACATATAATAATGTGGTTCAAATTCAGTTGTGCATTaaaaattcggatttggattccaatGTGAAAATTAAAAGTTGGTTTCAAGTTGGATTTCATATTGCAAAAAATCCCATGATATTGGGTTTGATAAGAATTGGGTTTCAGATAAACAATGGGCTACAACAGGCTTGGTGGCGTGGGTTAAGGGGCATGAAACCTGGTCTGACCCAAAATGGAGGAGGACCAGGATAATGGTGGCTAGCAAATTGTGAGACCATCTTCACCAATGAAACACACAAGCTTGGCTTTGAcaccaaatggatccaaataGCGTAAGTCACAAGGAAATCTAAATCGTCGCCACTCATATGCTATCAATAAGCTGCTGAAAAGATCACTGAACAAGAACAAAGTCGTAGGCAAAAGCAAACCTTTAATCTCATCTGGATAATAGCATGAAAACGAATTCCAAATCAAATACCGAAAACCAAAGTAACTCAAACGTATCCAAACAATCCAAAATAGCAAACTAGATCCAAAAAGACGTGTGGATGAAGCTGCTTTTATTGCATCACATCCTCTTTTCTCAGTTCTCACCTAATCCTCCCAAGAAGAGCAAACCAGTGGTCTAATAATTGATAGAGGTGTCAgcaaatctaatttggatataatATTTGACCGAATTgcttaaaaaattgaatgtggaATAAATTTCtcatccgattaagaaatcaaatcaagttcaaatttaagaaataacatttgaTCAGACATCTGATGAGGTTTGGCTCGGATTTCATGTACATTTTAAAAGTCTGTTATTAACATATCATAAAGCTGTTTAGATTCAATCTagaaattggattcaaattctgTTGTGAGTTCAaagatcggatttgaattgtgaattcagattcgaatatggTGTagacttttatttatttatattggaacccaaattcgaatctgaatatgtgaacacCTGGGGAAAAAAACATTTGATTAAAAGTACATCGAGTTCCAATCAAATCCATTAGCACTCCTAACAATTGAGAATTGGAAGCAGTACCACTTACCAAACAGACGCTACTTTCTGGAAATGGATGAACTTGTCTTTAGCTCGTCATAGATACAAGCCAAGTGCGAATGATCTTTTAAGTGCATTATCTTGAGCTAAACAATCTTTGGGGTCCATTTGGAGATTATCCATAACTTTACCAGATTATAAAAATAAGCatgccataatatatatatatatatatatatatatatatatatatatatatatatatatatatatatatatatatatatatatatatatatatatcgtcaTTGTATGAGCCTATTGATGTCctttaatttaaatattatatcaAGTATCCTAACCTGGTGGGTGAAGCACTTGTTAGTAAGAAAATTATTTTGTCATACATCAAATGGAATTGCAAATTGGCCAAATAATCAAGTTTCTGCCATCCGCTTTAAATAATGCATTCGTATTTCTTTCCTAAACTTTGGGGTCCATTGGACAGTCCTGCGCACGTAAATTTTTTTGTAGAACTAATGATGCATTGAGTAGTCCCAACTACGTTTGAACAACAGACAGAAGCATAGTTGGTTTACTTGAATCCGAAACTTAATAAAGATATCCAAACTATAATCTGCCGACATTGTAAACGCTTTGTAATTTGAACAAGAttcttgcatatatatatatttttttgttgtccTGTTAAGACATCAAACATTTGTATAAAAGTCTTGGTTTAACTTACGTTtttgtcaaatatattttaattcgAGCTCTTTCTTCTCTGCTAGCCGATGCCATGAATGTTCAACCTTAATTGAAGGAGCTACAGGCAAAAATGATTAACCCCGCAAGGGTGTCATTCAAGATGACCGAACCTGACAAACTAACTGCTTTATTTGGCTGAGCCTGGCTCATGTACTTGATTTATTCTTtcataaatcaaatatttatcaTGATAGATATATTAACAACCCACTGTTCATAAATGAGGTTTGAAGgttctctcattttctcatgcTATCGGGATAGCATCAGCCATGGCAGCGGCATACCTTTCCAACTTAACTACCATTTCCTCTACTTCAGAAGTCATAAATTGTATCGACATCAATAATAATGACAACGATATAaccctaaaataaaaaatataaagcagAGCTCCCATAGGAAGACAAAATGgacaaaacatcatttttttattttttttcttcatgaagaGGCGACTTGGTGTATTTTGAGTAAAAAATTCTCCCAATCTCACCTCTTATTTTAGATTTGAAGCTTCTTATGAGGGGGGAGATAATCTTAAGCGGGAGATATTATCGGAATTAGGGGTTAAAGTATTATGCCTCCACCACCGTTTGTAGTTCAGAACAACAACGTACAAACTGATGAGAAACTTTTATCTGCCTCTCAAAACAATAGACCCTTCCCACATCTGGATCCGATTTAAAAACGGGCCTTGGatacaaatccaaatccatgaaTTGGCCAAAAAAATCCAACTGGGACGGAAGGCCGATGCCGTCCGACGGGAAGATACCCAGAATGCCCTCATCAGCGGACCGTGGATATCAGCCTCAGAGCCCCACCCGAGCCACAAGCCTCGGATACAAACCAAATCCGGACCAATTTCAACCGTTGGATCGCTCCACATGTACGGACACCTTCAAGGCACGGCGGCTGACAGCGTTAGGCTCGTCGGCAGGGCGGGCGCTACAGCGTGAGGACCGTCCGATCGCTCCACGTGTAAATCATCCGGGACTCGTGAAATAACCGGGTTCTGCCCCGGCCTGCCTATATAAGGCTGGGCGAGGCGTTAATTTGCGACCTCCCGAAAAAGCGAGCTAGTGGCCTTTCCGCTTTTCTGTGTCATCGTCGTCCTCTATCCTTTCCCTTCCCTCGCCCTTGTCTCATCCTCCCCCTCCCTCTGAGAAATTTCCGATCCGAATCTAGCCGGTATATACTGCCGTTGTCATGTCGTCTCAATTTGCAATGGTTGCGCCCGAGCCCGCTGACGGTTCTGATCTCCGGTCGAAGCAGGCGGCGGATGGGAAGACGAGAAGCGAAGTTGGAAACACGGCCGTACGAGAGCTCGGGAGGAAGAAGAGGGTAGGgattctctctcttgctctgcATTCCTGTCcgtctttctttttattgggGATTTCCGTTAGTTGGCTGCTAGGGTTTAGGAAGGGTGGAAGGTTCGATTTCTTGTTGCTTGGATTTGGGATTGGGGCTTATTATGTGTTATTTTGGGGGGCCccttcttccatttcttctttggtGTCTCTCTAAATTTTATGGTCCTTTTCTCAGACAAATCGGTCGGCGAAACTGAAACAATGCAAACTTGACGCAAAGAGGGAACAATGGCTTTCTCAAGGTGCGGTACCTACGTTTCctttccctcctcctcctcctcctcgtcttcTACTTCTTATTTGCATATTTAGGGCGTCGTGTTGGAGAGATTGTGTATGTGAGTTCTAGGATTTTGTGTGGACAGTTAGGGATAAAGGGCAGAGAGATGTCAACTGTGGTTCTTCTCCCTCGTCGGAAAGGAGTGGCTCACCGGATAACTTCGATAACCGGCATGCAACAGACGGGTTGGAGTTTCACGACAATGACGTGGGTTCGCCGCTAACTAGCTCAGAGAGTAGGGTGGTCGGAAATATTCACTCTGTCTCGGGGCAGGAGCGGCCTGGAACCAGTAGCAGTAGTACCAGTTTCTCGGGGAGTGCTGATGTGAGCGATGATGATGGAAGCTTTGATGATTGGGAAGCTATTGCCGATGCGCTTGGGATGGATGATTTACGGAAGCCACCTAGCGAGCCTTCTGTTGGCGAGGGTGCGATCGCGGACCCTCTCCCAGAGCACAGAGATTTGCTGAGGAACTCAACTTGCTATTCGTCAGAGGTTGCTTCTAAGGGAATTCTTAGACCGGAATATAAGGGGAAATCAAGTTGTTTTGAGAAGAATCAGATCGACCGTGCAACCGCATGCAGAGCATGGCGACCTGATGATGCTGCTCGTCCGCCTTCACTACCAACACTTACTAAGCAGATGAGCTTTCCGGCTCAGTCAGAGAGGCATTCTTCTCGAGGTTCTATCAATTGGGGGAGCATCGGGATTGTTTCTCAGCAACCATCCAATTGCCCCATTTGTTATGAGGATCTAGATCTCACTGACTCAAGCTTCCTTCCCTGTTCATGTGGTTTCCGCCTTTGTCTCTTCTGCCACAAGAGGATCCTTGAGGTGGATGGACGGTGCCCTGGTTGTAGGAAGCATTATGTGCCTGTAGATGAGCATATAAGAACATCTGTGCCACCAATTTGGTTGTCTCGTTCTTGCAGCATGCAAATGAGATCGTAGGGTCACCTGATCGTGGCTATTCTTGTAGTGGTCTGGGTGTATATGCAATATGGCGTGTCTTGTGTTCTCACAGAGATGTGAATACAGTCTAGGGGTTTGAAAGTGCTTGAAGACAGTTGGGAGAATCCTTACATATTTCTTATTTCCTGCTCTACGTAGTACATATGTTGGTATGAGTGGTGTCTATTGCTTTTAGCAATCTGTGACTATACGAGTGATAGTATATATCCTTGCAGAGAGGACCAATAATCCGACCAACTTCAATCAGATGATTCTGTgaccttgttattttctttaagTCTAAATTTTGTCATATTAAAGTTGCTTCAAGGTAACCTTGGTTGGATTTGCAATTATGTTTAGCTGCGagatcttttcttctttcgaAGGATCGCAAAATGCAGACATGGTAGTTGTGGCACAAAGTTGGCATTTTTTTACTAATCTTTCTTCTGATACATTCGTATTATCAATTTAGATTGGAACTTCTCCTTTTTCATACTCGAGGAATTCAATTTATTCATGCAATTACGCATTGCCTTATAAGCATAAAAGCCATCCACTGTCTTGATAAATGTAAGGTTGGAAAGTGGTAGTTTCAATATCTGGTGCTTACAACCATGTGTTGGAAGAATTCTCCTGCAGCTTTTTCTTCTGAATGATTGTGTTTCCTTTCCTTGTTCTGGAGATGGTTATCAAAAAGCAACTTTTTAGgctcatttttgtcatatgattCTAATGGATAAAAATACTAATTTATATATTTCACAGACACGTGTTTTTGCATACATGTAAATGCAGGATTCCATTTACCTGTATCTAATGTTTGTCCTCAGTTacgaaatgtttttttattgtcaatgtAAGTAAACACCGTTTTCTTTAGTTCATTATAGAAGTTAATGGGGTTACATCTGGGGCACCCTTTAGTTGGTCATAGGTTGAGAATCACAGGCTTATTGGGTCTCATATTCGTCGGAGAGAGCTAAGTTATAAgcttcccccttctctctctctcttattgttTTGTACCTCTTATTTTTTAGCTTTTGAGGAGCAATCCTTTGCAACTTTCAAGGTCTTGAGTATTGCAGGGAAAATCAAATGTAACCACAGCAATGTAATAATCAGTTGCAGGtaaaaatgaacagaaatggTTATGACATAGAAAAACCGAAGACAAGATTACTTGTCTTGTCTCCAAGCATACCTCAGAGAATGACCTGTCTCCTAATTAGTTGTTATTTTGGATTATAAGCCTCTATGTTTACTTTGTTATCTTTTTCGAGTTTGGCAGTTTATGAACCCTACTGTGCAATTATGTCTATTCCAGTTTGCTTACCCATCTTTTCTGGTATACTATAGTGCATGAAGAATTGTGGTCTTTCGTTTCTCATGAAGTTTGGTCCATTAGCAGGTATGCTTCACTTGCTTTTTGCATATCAAGTTGCATCTAGCCGGTGGTGATACTATGGCTTATGTTTGGAGGAAAGTAttgcatttgaatatgataaGAACTTGTCTGCCTCTTTATCCATCGttccttttctgttgtttttggTCAGGAACGGGAGATTCAGCTCCTGTTGCTGTTTCTGCTTGTGATGTAACGGGtgctttctcttctttccttacTGCTTTTTTGAACATCATgatgttcatatatatgtatggctGGACCAAGAGCATGATTCAAGATAAAGATCTCGGAGTGGTGAAATAGTGAGGTTCATGAGACATCGTTAACCAGTAACCCAAAGAACAGGCTGCCTGTTTTTCCAACGGTTGATGGTTATCTCGATGCATAGTTTCTTGATAGAACCAGGGGGTGCTTCAGTGCTGGACATCAAATTTGTTTGGATTGGCAAACGAGTGGAAGGCTTCTATCTATGAGATCACTTCGGTCAGTGTTATTCCGAGGCTGATATTGGATAAATCCCAATTCAGTCTACCGAGAATAGATGTGAAGAAAAAGTGGGAAACATTGATAGGTAATTTAATTATGTACGGTAATTTGGATGGGTGACAAATTGTGGATAATGTAAAGTGGGAGAGCATTGAATTATTCAAACTTGTCATTGTTTTGAGTTATATTTTGGACACTGAAATTCTTTCTAAACATGTTTAGCTTGTTTCTGTAGCAGATTTTGTATCTTAAAtagcttttttgttttataagaAAGTCAGAAAGGCGCAGGAAGGACAAATCCAGTTCTACTGGTTGTTTCTGACCCTTAAAGTTTCTCCCAACGTTGGCTTTGTCAATGAACGCTGCCCATGGCAACTGCCAACTGATGCTGATTGCTCCTATGAAAGTTAAAGCCCCTTCCTACTGGACCCATCATTTCCGGgggtttcttttttcatgttttgcgACTTCACTTGAGCTTGCTCTGTATAAATACATGACGATAGCGCATTTCGAGCGGAGAGAAAATATTCACCTCGAGAAAATCTAATTACTTGTTAGCTTTCGGTAGAATCTCTAAATTTTTTGGCGCTCTCCTTAAGATGAAATAATCTCTTCTTACTGAAGTATGGAAGACAAGATTATTTTATGGCTAGACTAAATGCCTATGGCAACCTATTGAGTTGTGGCTACATTTGATGGTGTGTGTGTGGTCTTCTTTTTGACAAATGTGAGGTTACAGCGATTCAGAAATGTCGCTGTGCCCCTGGGTAAGGGTTGTCTGCCAAAGATATTTTTGGTAACAAGTCTCAAGGGTTAGGTTCGATACCGATGTCTATATCTTTACGTAAACCTATAGAATTCAGCTCAACTGCAACTCCGCAGAAAtgaacaacaaaagaagaagaatatagaaaaaaagggaagaataGGAGATAAATTTGCGCTTTTTCAGTGGGACTCTTTGGATGCAGCAGCTTCTACCTTGTAGCTAAGGAGACCATATGGCCGTTGAACTATATTCTGCCAACTTTATAATGCATTAACAtgtatgatttgttttttgtttaggAAGTAGGACACTATAAATCAGAGGCTAAAACTCTCTGCTGATTTTTAGagcttttctttccctttcccgcaagaaaaaaggaaattttttgaatttgaaatgtcTGAAACTGATTTAACATATGAAAAGTAAACGACTAGATAAGCCTGTATTGGCCGATATGGATGGTATTAATTATGCAGATTAAAATGCAGAATATGGAATATCGTTCTTATTAAGGAATTAAGAGAAATTGTTGGACTTTTTAGGATTTGAGATTTGACATAAGAGTAAGCAAAGTCCTCAAAACAATTTAATTTGAAATCTCAATTTGTAGAACCTAATGTAATTGTTTCTTGAAATGCCATTTAAAAGTTAAATATAATTGTTTCTTGGGAAATTTCCTATTTCATGCCTACTTTTGTCTGTAATTTCATAAAGATATCTACTCTCGAAGATCTACTAATAAGGGCTACACTTCTCTTAAATATGAATAACCAGAACTAGAAGTGTACTTCGGTTAACTTGGGAACAAAAAATTGTTCCctaaaacaatgagggtaacaTTGAAAAGATTGCAGCTAACAATTTTCGTTTTTCAAATTAGCAAAATTTTACTTTAAGCTCTCATTCGATTTTTTggaaatttccttttctttttttctttttttgagaaTCCGATTACTCTTTCTTGCTAAGTCGCCAGTTGCATATTCAAGGCAGTGAATTGACAAAGTTGAAGTTCCCCTTCGTTAGGGTGA
Proteins encoded in this region:
- the LOC116250823 gene encoding uncharacterized protein LOC116250823, with protein sequence MSSQFAMVAPEPADGSDLRSKQAADGKTRSEVGNTAVRELGRKKRTNRSAKLKQCKLDAKREQWLSQVRDKGQRDVNCGSSPSSERSGSPDNFDNRHATDGLEFHDNDVGSPLTSSESRVVGNIHSVSGQERPGTSSSSTSFSGSADVSDDDGSFDDWEAIADALGMDDLRKPPSEPSVGEGAIADPLPEHRDLLRNSTCYSSEVASKGILRPEYKGKSSCFEKNQIDRATACRAWRPDDAARPPSLPTLTKQMSFPAQSERHSSRGSINWGSIGIVSQQPSNCPICYEDLDLTDSSFLPCSCGFRLCLFCHKRILEVDGRCPGCRKHYVPVDEHIRTSVPPIWLSRSCSMQMRS